CGCCGTGGCATTGGTGGAACCTGCGCAGCATGACGGGCCGACGCCAGGAAGGCGGAAGAGCAAGAGTTGAAAACATCAGCATTTTGTTTGTCATTATCGGGGCCTTTACCGCCCTGATGGGAATATGGAAAGGGGTCAAGAAGCTCAGTGAACGAGTGCTGAAGAATGTGAGTGAGAGAGTCTTGGATGTCGGCgctgacgacgatgacggtGACCTTGATGAGGACGAAAGGAAGGACCAATGATGAAACTTTGCTGCCTTCCATGCGGATCTACCATTGCTTTCCACCCTTATGTTGACGATATCCCAACGTTTTGCACACTCTTAAGTTGTCTCGAACTCGCTCTTCCGTGTCAAGCCAACTAGTCTGCGTGCAAATAGCGACGCTCTACCATTGCCTTGGGCAAAGGCCGTCTTGGTTCTTTGTCCGCTGGCATGGTATGAGATTTGCCGGTGCGTTTTTGCGTGCTCGAGAAGCCCCTTGGGGATTCAAGACACTGCGATTCCAGCGAGTATCTGCTCCGTACGCCATAGTACACCTACCTTTAAGCAGCATCATTTGGACAGCCCGGCACATTTTGTTACATAGAGTGTTGACTGTATAATTTATGATTTACTATAATTCTTGTTTTTCAATGTAACCATTATACCCGTTAAACTATTGAGTCCTTCAGGTGTCATGTACCTAATCAATGATGTTGTTATGGCAGGTAGATTAGACACTGCTTCGACTTGTACATCTAGCTCGTATGCCGCCTAACACGAGGTACAAAGTACACTTCATAGTTCTGAAAAAGCCTCGCCCTTATCAGCCTCATCCCGTCTCTGCGATAACGCCTGAATCACATCTCCTCCTTAGTACTAGCCCGTCAACTTCGGCGCCCGAGTCCGTATGCAGTGCTAGCAAAAATACGAGGCGACGCCGCAAGGACAGGGCGCCGTTTGCAAGCACTGGCTGGGCCGGCGATTCGTACTCCCGGCGCCGGCACCTCGTGTTCCAGGCCAGCTAACACTGaccgaaaaaaagagacccctaataatagcagcagtacAAATGTCATAAGGGATCGTCGTTCGCCATCGCCTCACCGCGCGCGAAATCGCCTTTTTTTCGCAGCGGCCCGTAACAATCATCCCGCCACTCGTTTAATTCGATTCGATTTGGGTTCTTGAttttattgattttttttcttctttcgcaCGAGCTTCTATCGACGGACGCTGCAGACGGTGGCTGTCACGGACCGGCCTCCGCTCGCTCTCCTTATCGGCCGTCGCACAGCTGGTCTCAGGACGATAGAAGACGCCTTGAAGCGACTCTCGCATCCTACCACCTCTGCAATTTAGCGATTCGACTGCACAATCTGACTTAATACACGGCGACGAGACGAAACAAGAAGAACTCGAAAAGAAACCGCTTCAATCGATCCAAATCCTTGGCAAAACAGGCTGCTGCGTTGGGGATACGAGATACGAGATCCCCCCCTCGAACCGTCAAGATGCACTACGCCTATCCTGCTCGCAAGAGCTCCAACCCGCCTCCCTTCCGACCCAGATCCACGAGACTGCCCGGCTTGCGAAGGAGTCGGCTCAGGACCATTGGCATTGTTGCGTTTGCGATATTTGCGCTGCTTTGGCTGTTTTCAAATCCAAGCGTTCCTCGCCCCGATCGCGAGCGTGTGCCTTCAGGCCAGCCGCCAGTTGTCATTGTGACAGTCATTGACCCGACTTCATACAATAACGCCTATCTAAAAACAATCAGAGAGAACCGAGAGCAGTATGCGGCCAAGCATGGTGGGTtgcccctcttcttcatctctctgCTTTGTCGCTTCTTGTCTCAAGACACGCTATACCATTGTTCCAATATGCGCGGAAATGACTGACACGCAGTATATAATACAGGATACGAGGCATTTATCGTCAAGGCCTACGACTACGATACTCAGGGAGCGCCACAGAGCTGGTCGAAGCTCATGGCTATGCGACACGCATTGACCAAATTCCCCGAGTGCAAGTTCATCTGGTATCTTGACCAGGACGCTTACATCATGGACGTCAACAAGTCATTGGAGGAACATATCCTGGGCCAGAGGAAGCTGGAGGGCTTGATGATCAAGAACTACCCTGTTGTTCCTCCGGACAGCATTATCAGAACCTTCTCGCACTTGAGGGCGGATAATGTTGATCTCATCGTCAGCCAGGACAGGTCAGGCCTGGTGGCTGGGAGCGTGATTGTGAGGAACAGCGAATGGAGCAAGTTCTTCATCGAGACTTGGATGGACCCTCTGTACCGAAGCTACAACTTCCAAAAGGCAGAGAGACATGCTCTGGTGAGTGAAGCTGAGAACAAGCAAAtggggagaggagaagaaggcagaaCTAATGCAGGAAATACAGGAACATATTGTTCAATGGCACCCCACCATCCTCTCGAAGCTGGCGCTCGTGCCTCAGCGCACACTCGGCCCGTACACGCGCACCGACCAAGGCGATGCATACCAAGACGGCGACTTTGTGGTCTACTTTTGGGGCTGTGCCAAGTCAGGCCAGGGCAGCTGCGAAACCGAATCGTCAAGTTACTACAAGAAATGGAGCTCGGCTTTCGGCAACTAAACGGAGAGCAAGCATTCCACTTATTTAccaggagaaaaaaaataaccacaggaaaagaagaggttTGGGAGGCAAAATATGGgcaaaaaagatatattgaACAAACAAATACTTGGGAAATATGGAAGGCGGGCgactgcggcggcggcggcaaggaAACAcacaaaggcaaaaaagcaaaacaaaaaagatacTCTTGCGTAATAACCCGGCGTTCGTTCGGAGCATATATCCTTCCTGGAGTCTATACATCCACGGCGTTTTATCTTGGCTGACAACGTGTTGTGTCGTCGACAGCTTTGGAAGAAAGAGATTTGGGCAAACATTTGAAAAAGAGATGATACAGGGGTGGGGTGCAAATAAACGATTTGGAGTATCTaaagaaaacgaagatgTTTGTTACCAACAGGAGGGAGATGGGGAAGGAGAGGGGAGGAGAGgcaatatataaagcaaacGGTATTACGCTGATGAATTatgtctttttttacttttttttgaTTGGACTCGTCCTGCGTGGAGGATGGGTTGATATTTGGGGAAGGGCGGGTACTTTTACTTATAGCTGCTTGGCTACTTTTTTGATAATACTACTCTATGTGAATACTGGATATCAGTGCTCTGTCGGAGTAATGATTTGACATTGGCCTATCTGACTTGTGTTTTAAGATGAGGTGGCATATTATTACCATTAACGCTTGATAATATGTCTGATATATAAGACAATAGAAAACAAGGACCGAGTATGTACAAGCACACTATGCAGAGCAATTTGATGGTGGGACAATGCCCCGTCTTTCGAAAACTCAACAATCAACGTTACTTTGTATTTTATGGTCGAATACTTGGCGACACGTATATTCTCAACCGCATTCAGCCTGAGGACTCGTATCGATTTGACATGTCATGGCGCCGAAGTGGGTAAACAGCAAACTCAATCCCCAGCCCAGACTACTTACACGGGTCCATCCGGTTACAGAGCTTGGATGAACATGGCGTGCTGAACAAGTTTTCGACATTGCGGTGTTGTATTTATAATCAGTACCTAATCATTAATATATTCTACTAAATATATCAGATTCTAAATCTTATTAACGAAAAAAGACGGATTGTAAACAACTAACCCCATGCACAAAGCCCAAACATGTCCTCCGGCTTTGCATCTCACGGCGTCCGCGGGTTTTTTATCCTTCGCTTCAGTCCCGTCTCGGCTTAGCGGCCGTCCCGCTGGGACATGTGAAGGCGGGCGTCATATCAGAGCGCTATCCCGTATTGGGTATTTTCCGGGGCCAATACGTGCCAGCCGAGGCGCGGGATTGGGCAGGTTCGAGACGAAGACCACTTGCTCTTTCCCGGAACACGGAACACGCGCATCATTGATTGCTTGGACGAATTGATTGCGGGAAAGCATGTACTCGGCAGCGGTAATCTGGCGGCGGGGGTACCTTTGCCGCGGGCCGGATGTACATCCAAGTACGTAGAGCAGCTGGTGTTAGTGGCAAGTTGCTTCAACTGTTTGTCTGCTAGGCCGTCAAAGCTTGTCCTCCTCACGCTCTTATTGCCCTGTCTCTCTCCCCGCCCTGGGTGCGCTGCATGCAGTGATATTTCCGTTTCTTTTGCTGTTGTGCAATGCCGGCCTGTTTGAATTGATCTCTCTGCTGCTCCAGCATCCTGTTAGACGAGCATAGACGGAACGAACGAAAAACAACGCCGCCGCGATGCCAGGGAGCTCACGCATTCCTCAGAGCCTCCGCGGCAGTCTGGAGAGCGTCAAGCGCCGCCGACAGGCGCTCTCCCTCCGCATGATCAACCTGGACCTGTGAGTTCTGCGGCGATTGCGATGGATCCGCTTGTTGCTgacgtcttctttttcctctgccGCAGCCTCAAGAacatcctcttcttcttcttcgtgcTCCGGTATACCCGGCGGCTGTGGTGGAAGCTCAAGGGCCGAGGCATCATCGGCGCCATCCTCGAGCTGTACCGCGACATTGAACGGACGCTCTATGGCTACTTTTTGCGCGCGCCGGGCGTGCGCGGCCAGGTGCAGAAGAAGGTCAAGGAATCGCTCGAGAAGATGTCCAACAAGCTGGTGCCCCCCGGCCAGACGAGATACCTGACGCTGCCGAAGGAGGGCATGACGGACGAGGCGGTGCGCGCAGAGCTCGACGCCCTTGCCAACATGGACCATACGCGCTGGGAGGATGGCTTTGTGTCTGGCGCGGTGTACCATGGCGAGGACGAGCTGCTCAAGCTGCAGGCCGAGGCCTTTGGCAAGTTTACCGTGGCGAATCCAATCCACCCGGATGTCTTCCCTGGCGTGCGCAAGATGGAGGCCGAGATTGTGAGCATGGTGCTCAACATGTTCCATGCCCCGATCGGAGCTGCTGGAGTGACAACCTCCGGCGGCACTGAGAGTATCCTGATGGCTGTGCTGTCTGCACGCCAAAAGGCCTACAATGAGCGTGGAGTTACGGAGCCCGAGATGTAAGTGCCATCTGCAAATTATGGCATAGTATGATATGCATAGTATACTAATGATTGTATAGGATCCTGCCGGCCACCGCACATACGGCCTTCCGCAAGGCTGGCGAGTACTTCAAGATCAAGATTCACTACGTAGACTGCCCTGCTCCCTCGTATCAGGTAGATATTCGCCGCGTCTCACGcctcatcaacagcaacactGTTATGCTTGTTGGTTCTGCGCCCAACTTCCCCCACGGCATCATCGATGACATTTCAGCCCTGAGCAAGCTCGCACTGCGCAAGAAGCTCTGCCTTCACGTGGACTGCTGCCTCGGCTCCTTTGTCATTGCCAACCTTGAAAAGGCTGGCTTTGAGTCGACGCCCTTTGATTTCCGCCTCAAGGGTGTCACCAGTATCAGCTGCGACACGCACAAGTACGGCTTCGCCCCCAAGGGCAGCTCCACGGTGCTCTACCGCAACGCCGAGCTGCGATCATACCAGTACTTTGTGTCTCCCGACTGGGCAGGGGGCGTCTACGCCTCGCCCGGCTTGGCAGGATCACGGCCAGGAGCGCTGATTGCCGGCTGCTGGGCCAGCATGATGCGCCTGGGTGAGGCGGGCTACGTGGACGCCTGCGTCAAGATTGTGGGGGCCACCAAGAAGATTGCCGAGGCGATTGAGAACGGCCCCGTGCTCGGCGGCGAGCTGGACCTCATCGGCAAGCCGCTGGTGTCGGTTGTCGCCTTTTCGTCCAAGACGCTCAACGTGTACGATATCGCAGACGGCATGTCATCCAAGGGCTGGCACCTTAACGCGCTGCAGAGCCCACCGGCCATCCACGTCGCAGTGACCATGCCCATAGTGAAGGTGTGGGAGCGGCTGGTTGCTGATTTGGAGACGGtcgtggaggaggagcgcgAGAAGGAGAGGGTCAGGCTGGTGGAGGGCAAGGGGGCCAAGGGCAAGGCAATGGGCGACTCGGCGGCGCTGTACGGCGTGGCGGGATCGCTGCCGAACAAGGGGGTGGTTGTTGATCTGGCGACAGGGTTCCTCGACTTGCTGTACAAGGTGTGACGAGAGTGAGGCGACGAGTGTGAGTGTGAGTGTGAGTGTGAGTGCACGTGTGTGAGTACGGAGTTTTTGCCCGCATCTGTCTGTCTGCCTGCTtgtgtgtctgtgtctgtctgtgtctgtgtctgtgtTTAGACATGTGAGTGACCGGAGTTACTACTACTACGGAAGTGCAAACTTgtagtattatttttgtctcttttggtatcccttttcttgttttttatCCCATGGGTTTATTCTTGGATAGCTAGCTAGTACTATTAGGCCATAGATAGCAGACGGAGCtaggaagaaacaaaaaaaaaaactgatcCAAAGTGCAACCACACAAGAGTCTCATGTAACCTCATCTATCACGCTTCACGATGAGTCCTATCGAGTTGCACAACCTGCTGCCTGCGACTTATGTCTTGCAGATTCTCGATCACCCACATAACATACATGAACACGTACATACATGCGCTGTATCCACGTCAATGATTCGATCGATTTCAAATCTCCATGtccgcctccatctccatccaggtTGCTGGACTTGTCTGAACCCTGCAGGAAACCGGTCCAACAAGCCCAAGCCATGTTACGAATCCTTGGTAAAACCGGGTCTTTTGGTCGATtgatcattttttttttttttgtttcagGAGGTCTTGCAAGGCAAGGAAGATAAGGACAGCAGCATCCATTTTCGCCTTGCTGTAACCTGCACATGTATCCATGCATGCacgtcttgtcttgtctcttTTACAGTGGTTTATTATTACTGTATgtttttactgctttttgTTTCTCAATTCCGTATATGCAAAGTAATGGAATTTCGGGACTGGGGGGGGAATAGAGAGGGCGAATGACAGCACGGAGTGTGGTCCAATTAGACGCAGTTGAGCTAGGAGATTAGAACAGCCTCACTTTGTTTTACTCCTCTTTGTGTGTTGTTGGTTGTTGTCACCATCtccactctcttctctcgctcgcCTATATCCAAAACAAGGCTCAAAATGGGATCATTACAAAGTCCAAAGCTGCATAATACATGCTTACTATTACTGCTAATGGCTTAGACGGGGACTCAAGAGAAAGAGCTGGCACCTGCGTCGTCTGCTCTTTTCGCTAgtggcaaaaaaaggaaagtgAAGCTACGCGATGCATGAACTGGCATCATGCGGAGAGAGTGTGTCCGGGTTGAATCTAGTCTTGGGCCTagacagctgcagctatcctctttttttgcctctctcgTGTCTATCTTgaaagagaggggggaggggggaagaggaagcagtAAGATGTTGGTGATGCGCTCGTATATTCCTGCGGATATTTCACCTTCCGGAACATACTTTTCATGCGTTGCCCCATTTTCATACATATTTTACGCTCAGGTACATATTAACGCAGTGCATGTGAGGGAGTCTGCTAGTTTGTTTTATCCAAGTTTTTTCATCTTGGTTTAGCTGCATCGGGCCGGGCGAACGATGGGTAAAACGGGTGGCTGCACGCCAATGGCTTTTTGATCGTTTTGCCATTTTATTGCCTTGCCTCTTTGTAATGTATGTAGAGATAACGGGATGGAAGGGGATACGTGGTCGTCTGTGGTTGTTgcgtttttccttttgggCGAGGCGATCGGCGCTGGACAAGGTCCAGGGTTGAAGTTGATGATGCGGATGATGGAGGGGTCCCCTATGATGATGGTTTACGGTACACGgatgcatgtacatacatacatagaaGGGACTAATAATACCACATGCCTAGGGATAGCTGGGTTTATGAGCTAGTGGCTGGCAGTGAGAGGGGAAGATTTTCAGCTCTCCCGGTGGTGATTTGTGTagaggatgaggacgggGATGATCTCTATGGAATTGGGGTATGCAGAGTGTAATGATATGCGTGGTGTAAGTCATTGCCTGTGCAGCACGTAGAGCATGATGTGTTGCGGGTGTAAGTCTCTATGCAAGAGTGTATATCAAAATGGCTGATGACTATGGATGATGAATGATAGCTAGGTGTTAGTATGAAATTCCTGCATAGGAGGAACGCGGAATAATGCATTGCATTAAAGCACAATGCAcaaagaaggcgaagagccGACATGAGTGAGGGTATGACGACAGAAGTCCACAGCAGCTGAAAAGAAATACGACCTACTACCGCAGTAATACGATAcgcagcccagcagcagcaatcgtgagattttttttgctctacGGTGGACGTGTCACGgcagccagcagctccaggccaATCCCCGACTTACCTCATCGTTACACTGCAATGCTGGAGTCATCCCTACAGCAagaaaagcagcaaaaacAGGGCCAACAGGGCCATCCGGTTAGTACTATTGCAGACTAGGCTTGGCTGGACTGGACTGGAACTAATCATACTGGGCTCAGGCCAGCGAATCACCGGACAGGGACCAGGGGCCATTCAGAGCGAGGCTTTGCGGGCTGTGGCGAGGTCCGTGAGTGGACAGGccgggctgctgcttggcgtTTTCTACGTTCCAAGTGGTGCTGGctgggaggagaggagaggagaagactGACAAGAGGGATGATCCTGGCACTTGGGCAGTCTTGTGATGCTTTTCTTTCGCTTTGATTTCTTGGGTTTGGGTTGAAGAGGGGGAATattgaggaggagaaggattcAGTTGGGCCGTGATGAGGGTTCGTGGTGGTGTAAGTGGCAGTAGTTAGTCATGTAAGTGAAGGCAAACAAGAGACAGACTATCACGAGCTTCTACCTCCATCTACAAGATGCCACCGCAGCACGGCAATGACTTTGGCATCTGACTCTTGCTTCTTCAGTGGTACACGTACAGACACCCCATCGCCAGCCATCCCGCAGGTACCATCAGCCTCCCTTACAGACAGGCACCGTCGCCATCGCCCACTTACATCATCTCGAGCGGGCCCTGCCCAACTCCCGCCACAGCAGCCCAACCAACCCAACTCATACACATATCAAAAGGCACGGCCCCATCGCCGCAGGGCCCATCATGATGCAAATcgcttcctttcttttctttggctctctcttccccctgTCTCACCCAAAACGCAGCCACTCTTGACGCTGCCGAAGCGCATTCGTCGTTTGCCGTCGTCTCCCAAAACTCGCCCCTTGTCCCCTGTCAAAAAAACAGGTacatggagagagagatagagactgagagaagaggctggcaaAAATAGCAAACCCCTGTACTGTACTGTACCACAGACATACTGTACCTTTTGTAAAACCGAGTCTCCACGAGGGGGGTGCCGTGACCAatctttttttggctgcttttttctttggtgaCTGTTTCGCCTCAAAGGGCGTCCCCCTCCAAGCAGCACTCTTTGTCCAATGCCTTGGAACCCTGCTCGACCACGTCGTCTAATGTTGCGCGCAGTAGGTACCAGCTACCCTTGGCCAAGGCAAACCAGGTTGTCCGTCCACTTGTTTCTCCCAAGAAAGCCGCGCAGCTCTTTTCTCCGGCGCGTCGAAGGgtggacaaaaaaaaagggaaaaagttACATCTTAGTGTTAGCTTCTTGATCAAGAGAGTGGCTGCGATGTCATCATGTTGTGTTTCCCACACGCTTGACTCTGTGcctcctttttctcttataattttttttatcctccTAGCCGCCGGTTTCACTGCCCCTTCCACTTGGGTACCTGATCTGGcctgacttttttttataattatctTCTTTTGACACTTCATCAATTTCATATAATTTGCCGTGTGCTTCCCCATCGCCCTCCCTCTTATTTCTTTGTGCTTCCCGTCCTTGTGAATCCCGAGAGCTGCAATCAAACCTCCGACCAGactcaacaaaaaaaaaacacttcTCATAcacatcttccatcttctctctcaacctcttcttcacACAAACAACCCTTCTTCTATCTAGTCACCCCTCTCCTAGGACCTCTAACGCTGTGTCCTCCTCTATATTGCCACCCTCTCTCCTGGTTATCTCGGCCTATCAAACAGTAAACGGCCCAACCATCAACTGCCGATAACAAAATTCTTGTCATTCTCCCCCGGCTCGACTGCCGCAGATACTTCTTCAAATTCTTTTCTCCTGGTGGTGCCAGAATTTCTGCCGTGCCCCCGTAACCCACATCAAATGGCTACCGAGGCGACGGTCTTACACGGACCTCTGCCGTCGGCGGCAGATGGGAGCACAACCTCGCCAACACCGCGCGGCGGTGACGGGAAGCTGGATGGCCGGCCTTTGAGCCATACCGCCGTTTCcagacaaagacaaaggcGAGAGCGGaagagagatgaagacgaagataaAGAGGCCCTCTCAGACGACGCTGCCTCTGTCGGGTCTGGACGAAGGGCGCCTTCAAGACGGTCGTCTTTTCCGTACAGAGACATCATCAAGTCTGTTCTATCGCACGTTATGACCAAGAACGAGATTTccacatcttcttctccttctccttcttctccaccctcttcttcacacGGCAAAGACAAGTCCGAGatgaaggacaagaaggtCGAAGAGGTCGTCAGGGGCCTTGCCATGGAGGAGTGGAACGCACGGTGGCTGGATGAGCTTGTGGCCAAGGTCAAAGGAGAGCGTAAGTCAGATCCATGAGATGAGaatttcccccctttttaaTACATATAAACGAATGTTAACCAACTTATACAGTCAATGACGCCGCCTCATATCACAGCGTCTCTGATGACTGCCCTCCCACGCCATCCTCTCAGTccagcgacgatgatgatgatgatgatgatgccgcctCTCTGAAAGATTCCATGAAGCGCTACCAGCCCACCGTGGAAGActacgatgaagacgaggactcAGCATCAGAGCCTGAATCTCAAGACACCGCTCAAGACGGCACCTCCCAGCCGCTCAGCCGCTCCTCTTCACTCTCATCAAGCTCCTCCACAGACTCGGCCATGTCCTCCCCCAGCAGCCACTCCTCATACTCCACCACGGCTTCATCCCCTCCCCCCGCCGAGCCAAAGGATCCTCGCCTGTCTCCTCGCCCGACAGTTCACTTCTCCGACAAACAACCCCCTGTTATACACTACATCACCGACCCGCCCGAGCCCGAGCCTGAGCCTGAGTCTGAGCCTGAGCGTGAACCTGAATTATACCAAACTCATTCGCTGCCTTCTCAGCCAAGGCCTCCTGTTGTGTCTGAGAGACAGGCTCCCACATGGGGAGCACTGTTTAACGAGAGGGATGAGCCTACTCCTGCACTGGGCAGATTTCTCCGTGGCTTGGCAAACTACATTGTAAGTTATAACCagtcctttttctctctcacacACAAAGACATacacgtatatatatacatctcCTTGGGCACAGAAAGCTAATTCTATATGCGAACCTTTCAGATTGCAGAGTACTCCCCCACAGATTCCCTCGTCATCACCCCCGACAAACTCTTCAAATTCTACACCCGCTACAAGCTCGACAATGAATTCTTCCCCTTCCAACGTACGTtgcctcccccccttttcccccCATATATCATCTATAATCATACTGATTTCTTTTATCACAGGCGTCTTCGACACCCGCTACCACAAATCCCTCCGCGGCCTCTCATTCCTCTTCACCGACCTCCGCTGCGAGCACCACCTCGTCCAGGaatccatcaccaccaaacCCATCATCCCGTCCCTCACGCCCACCGGCTTCGAGGACTGGATGACGCTGCTGATCCGCGCATTCCCCGACCGCGAGGCCAAGCGGCTGGACATGGTCCTCGCCGACATCCCCCTCCTGGCAGACGATAacaggcacagcagcaggagtCCCGTaagggccagcagcagcagctctggcgagaggcctcttcttcttcttcccagacAACTCCCTCGGCAGCTCTTCCCTGAAAGAGGCCACGCTCGGGCTTTTGACCTGCTGGCCTCGTCTTTCTCAGAGTGGAACAGAATCACTACTACAGTGCCTGTCCCGCCTCCTGAAGTGCCGCCTCCTCACCCGCTTGCCTATTCACTCAGCTCTAATATCCCGGCTTCGCTGCAGAAACTTCCTCCAGCGGCGAGCAAGGCCCTCAAGGAAGATACTCGCCGCCACAAGGACGCCTGCTACATCGACCAGACACGCCTGCGTCCATCCTCCATCATCTACCCTTCCTCTGCATCCCCCACAtcgccatcctcatcctccttctcGACATCCTCGTCCATACCCGCAGATGTCGTCAAATCCCACtccgagctgcagcagcagcagccatcttccacctccggctcaagctcctcctcgtcgtccaAGCATCACCACCGCACATCTCGCTCCAAAGAACGCGACTCCCGTCATCGATCTTCCCGCCCGCGCGAGAGGTCGCCTCCTCCGTCGAGCAGTGGACGGCGCAGTCATAGAAGTAGACGATACAGGGCATCTAGCCCTAGCGAGTCGGTAGAGCAGAGATATAGCTCTGGAAGAAGTGATGAGCGacggagggagagagagaggagaggcagcGTGGCTGAAAGGTGATGTTAgtctttcatttttttattttttttacttatttatatCCCAGATGGGATTTTCATGTATTTTATGTTTGCCTGGGAGAGAAGATTGAATCGATTTACAGGCAAAGGGTATTGGGGCGTTGTAGTGGATCAAAAAGATTGGAATAGCATAATTAATAGCGATAGCTTGTTTTTATATCTAGGATATTAATAAtgaattgaaaaaaaaaaaaaaaaaatatttgaaATGAAGATAGAAAAAGATGTCTAATGTCGGGGAACTCtgtgtatattttttttttgttcctgttttttttttttctctcacttcCCACTTAGACTCGtcatttctcttcatctcatctcttcctcctcacaCAAATATTCTCTTTCTGATATTTTCAATGCTAATAACAGCCACTTCATTAatatctccatctccactgTCTTCACCAATTTTCCCGCCCTTTGATAACAATTTCAGGCAGAAAAGAATAGTTATACGTGAAAGGTATAAACATAT
The Trichoderma asperellum chromosome 7, complete sequence DNA segment above includes these coding regions:
- a CDS encoding uncharacterized protein (EggNog:ENOG41), whose amino-acid sequence is MATEATVLHGPLPSAADGSTTSPTPRGGDGKLDGRPLSHTAVSRQRQRRERKRDEDEDKEALSDDAASVGSGRRAPSRRSSFPYRDIIKSVLSHVMTKNEISTSSSPSPSSPPSSSHGKDKSEMKDKKVEEVVRGLAMEEWNARWLDELVAKVKGELNDAASYHSVSDDCPPTPSSQSSDDDDDDDDAASLKDSMKRYQPTVEDYDEDEDSASEPESQDTAQDGTSQPLSRSSSLSSSSSTDSAMSSPSSHSSYSTTASSPPPAEPKDPRLSPRPTVHFSDKQPPVIHYITDPPEPEPEPESEPEREPELYQTHSLPSQPRPPVVSERQAPTWGALFNERDEPTPALGRFLRGLANYIIAEYSPTDSLVITPDKLFKFYTRYKLDNEFFPFQRVFDTRYHKSLRGLSFLFTDLRCEHHLVQESITTKPIIPSLTPTGFEDWMTLLIRAFPDREAKRLDMVLADIPLLADDNRHSSRSPVRASSSSSGERPLLLLPRQLPRQLFPERGHARAFDLLASSFSEWNRITTTVPVPPPEVPPPHPLAYSLSSNIPASLQKLPPAASKALKEDTRRHKDACYIDQTRLRPSSIIYPSSASPTSPSSSSFSTSSSIPADVVKSHSELQQQQPSSTSGSSSSSSSKHHHRTSRSKERDSRHRSSRPRERSPPPSSSGRRSHRSRRYRASSPSESVEQRYSSGRSDERRRERERRGSVAER
- a CDS encoding uncharacterized protein (TransMembrane:1 (i31-48o)~CAZy:GT34), which encodes MHYAYPARKSSNPPPFRPRSTRLPGLRRSRLRTIGIVAFAIFALLWLFSNPSVPRPDRERVPSGQPPVVIVTVIDPTSYNNAYLKTIRENREQYAAKHGYEAFIVKAYDYDTQGAPQSWSKLMAMRHALTKFPECKFIWYLDQDAYIMDVNKSLEEHILGQRKLEGLMIKNYPVVPPDSIIRTFSHLRADNVDLIVSQDRSGLVAGSVIVRNSEWSKFFIETWMDPLYRSYNFQKAERHALEHIVQWHPTILSKLALVPQRTLGPYTRTDQGDAYQDGDFVVYFWGCAKSGQGSCETESSSYYKKWSSAFGN
- a CDS encoding uncharacterized protein (TransMembrane:1 (o29-48i)) is translated as MPGSSRIPQSLRGSLESVKRRRQALSLRMINLDLLKNILFFFFVLRYTRRLWWKLKGRGIIGAILELYRDIERTLYGYFLRAPGVRGQVQKKVKESLEKMSNKLVPPGQTRYLTLPKEGMTDEAVRAELDALANMDHTRWEDGFVSGAVYHGEDELLKLQAEAFGKFTVANPIHPDVFPGVRKMEAEIVSMVLNMFHAPIGAAGVTTSGGTESILMAVLSARQKAYNERGVTEPEMILPATAHTAFRKAGEYFKIKIHYVDCPAPSYQVDIRRVSRLINSNTVMLVGSAPNFPHGIIDDISALSKLALRKKLCLHVDCCLGSFVIANLEKAGFESTPFDFRLKGVTSISCDTHKYGFAPKGSSTVLYRNAELRSYQYFVSPDWAGGVYASPGLAGSRPGALIAGCWASMMRLGEAGYVDACVKIVGATKKIAEAIENGPVLGGELDLIGKPLVSVVAFSSKTLNVYDIADGMSSKGWHLNALQSPPAIHVAVTMPIVKVWERLVADLETVVEEEREKERVRLVEGKGAKGKAMGDSAALYGVAGSLPNKGVVVDLATGFLDLLYKV